One genomic region from Shewanella aestuarii encodes:
- a CDS encoding inactive transglutaminase family protein, which produces MHSRKPFYIFVFLLFVAGISASIYRGIEHKVPFLPGEQVQSWAIDAKVSFSGRNAPAEVSFSLPNDPAFDILVENATSPGYGLTITDDISRRAIWSIREARGPQSLFYRVTLVPTGKLSITTDEQPAVPQEYLWPATEKSAADQIVDEVWGRSATNLSFASQLMSLINDDNQSQNMALLLSTNTSTNLFLQMLLTKGVPARIVSGLKLEDQRRRQQLSNYVQVYQDGEWHLFDVVNNKQGRDNTLLLWEYNDGSVLDVMGATNSQVNFSMLQETRSALATSIDMLITNDALDFSLYQLPLEEQSLFKGILLIPIGVLVVVFLRVIVGIKTSGTFMPVLIAMAFIQTTLLTGLIGFLLIVAFGLMIRSWLSTLNLLLISRISAVIIVVIFIIGLFTLISSKLGLSEGMTVTFFPMIILAWTIERMSILWEEEGPKKVFVSGGGSLFVATIAYLAMSSSLVQHWVFNFLGVHLIILGLVLVMGQYTGYRLTELKRFKPLVGEK; this is translated from the coding sequence ATGCATTCTCGTAAACCGTTTTACATATTTGTATTTCTGCTTTTTGTTGCTGGCATAAGTGCAAGTATTTACCGTGGAATAGAGCATAAAGTGCCGTTCCTACCCGGAGAACAAGTTCAAAGTTGGGCGATCGACGCAAAAGTTAGCTTTAGTGGTCGTAATGCACCTGCTGAAGTGAGTTTTTCACTACCTAATGACCCAGCTTTCGATATTTTAGTCGAGAATGCCACATCACCGGGTTATGGCCTAACCATTACAGATGATATTAGCCGTCGTGCTATTTGGTCTATCAGAGAAGCCCGTGGGCCGCAGTCATTATTTTACCGCGTCACACTCGTCCCTACAGGTAAATTAAGCATAACCACAGATGAGCAACCAGCTGTGCCTCAAGAGTACTTATGGCCAGCAACCGAAAAGTCTGCCGCAGATCAAATTGTTGATGAAGTGTGGGGCCGAAGTGCAACTAACTTATCTTTTGCTAGCCAGCTGATGTCATTGATAAATGATGATAACCAAAGCCAAAATATGGCATTGTTATTATCAACTAATACCTCGACCAATTTATTTCTACAAATGTTGCTCACCAAAGGCGTTCCAGCACGGATAGTCAGTGGCTTAAAGCTCGAAGACCAACGACGTCGCCAACAATTATCCAACTATGTTCAAGTTTACCAAGACGGTGAATGGCATTTATTTGATGTAGTCAATAACAAGCAAGGCCGAGATAACACCTTATTGTTATGGGAATACAACGATGGGTCTGTTTTAGATGTTATGGGTGCGACAAATTCGCAAGTTAACTTCTCAATGCTACAAGAAACACGTTCCGCATTAGCGACATCCATAGACATGCTGATAACTAACGATGCGTTAGATTTCTCCTTGTATCAACTACCACTAGAAGAACAAAGCTTATTCAAGGGAATTTTACTTATCCCAATCGGCGTATTGGTGGTCGTTTTCTTGCGAGTGATTGTTGGCATTAAGACCTCTGGTACCTTTATGCCAGTGTTAATCGCAATGGCCTTTATTCAAACAACCTTACTCACTGGTTTAATCGGTTTCTTATTGATTGTTGCTTTTGGTTTGATGATCCGCTCATGGCTGTCCACCCTGAATCTACTGTTAATATCCCGAATATCGGCGGTAATTATTGTGGTGATATTTATTATTGGTTTGTTCACGCTAATTTCATCTAAATTAGGATTAAGTGAAGGCATGACAGTCACCTTCTTCCCGATGATCATTCTTGCTTGGACAATTGAGCGTATGTCCATTCTTTGGGAAGAAGAAGGCCCGAAAAAAGTCTTTGTTTCAGGTGGCGGCAGTTTGTTTGTCGCAACGATCGCTTATTTAGCAATGAGCAGTTCACTTGTGCAACATTGGGTATTTAACTTCTTAGGCGTACATTTGATCATTTTGGGCTTAGTACTGGTAATGGGACAATATACTGGCTATCGCTTGACCGAGCTAAAACGCTTTAAACCCTTAGTGGGAGAGAAGTAA
- a CDS encoding SpoVR family protein yields the protein MTQSPRKPLDDGPDWTFDLLQSYLNEIEQAAAFYKIDAYPNQIEIITAEQMMDAYAGIGMPIGYTHWSFGKRFIKTEQGYKRGQMGLAYEIVINSDPCIAYLMEENTITMQALVMAHACFGHNSFFKNNYLFKTWTDASSIIDYLVFAKNYIHQCELKYGVEQVELTLDSCHALMNYGVDRYKRPSEISFSEEQARQKEREAYLQSQVNDLWRTVPSLNVEKTTQKRKVFPSEPQENILYFIEKNAPLLEPWQREIVRIVRKMAQYFYPQKQTQVMNEGWATFWHYTLLNHLYDQGKVTDRFMLEFLQSHTAVVAQPAYNSPYYSGINPYALGFNMFVDIRRICENPTDEDKHWFPDMAGSDWLTTVHFAMQNFKDESFISQYLSPKVIRDFKLFGVLDDEKKAFLNISAIHNEQGYQDIRSMLSQQYNLSNLEPNIQVQQVDINGDRSLTLRYTPHNDIPLANNFSEVLKHLHRLWGFKVSIEQLDDKGEVKTLATCPVPTPPAETLPAYNHHSTVI from the coding sequence ATGACACAATCACCTCGTAAACCTTTGGATGATGGCCCTGACTGGACCTTCGATTTATTACAGTCCTATTTAAATGAAATAGAACAAGCGGCGGCTTTTTATAAAATTGATGCATATCCAAATCAAATTGAGATTATTACTGCAGAGCAAATGATGGATGCCTATGCCGGTATTGGTATGCCAATTGGATACACTCATTGGTCTTTTGGAAAACGTTTTATTAAAACCGAACAAGGCTATAAGCGCGGTCAAATGGGCTTAGCTTATGAAATTGTCATTAATTCTGACCCCTGTATTGCCTATTTAATGGAAGAAAATACCATTACTATGCAAGCTTTAGTGATGGCGCACGCCTGCTTCGGTCATAACAGTTTCTTTAAAAACAATTACTTATTTAAAACATGGACGGACGCTAGTTCAATTATTGATTACCTTGTTTTTGCTAAAAACTACATTCATCAATGCGAGCTTAAATATGGCGTAGAACAAGTAGAACTTACCCTTGATTCATGCCATGCCCTAATGAACTATGGGGTAGATAGATATAAACGACCTTCTGAAATTTCATTTAGTGAAGAACAAGCAAGGCAAAAAGAACGCGAAGCTTACCTTCAAAGCCAAGTGAATGACTTATGGCGAACAGTGCCTAGCTTGAATGTTGAAAAAACAACTCAAAAACGCAAGGTATTTCCCAGTGAACCACAAGAAAACATCCTGTATTTTATTGAGAAAAATGCTCCTTTATTAGAACCATGGCAACGAGAAATTGTTCGAATTGTGCGTAAGATGGCGCAATATTTTTACCCACAAAAACAAACACAAGTTATGAATGAAGGCTGGGCAACATTTTGGCACTACACCTTACTAAACCATTTATATGACCAAGGTAAAGTGACTGACAGATTCATGTTAGAGTTTTTGCAAAGTCACACCGCAGTTGTCGCCCAACCTGCTTATAACAGCCCTTATTACAGCGGTATTAATCCCTATGCATTGGGCTTTAATATGTTTGTTGATATTAGACGAATATGTGAAAACCCAACCGATGAAGACAAGCATTGGTTTCCTGATATGGCAGGCAGTGACTGGTTAACCACAGTGCACTTTGCTATGCAGAACTTTAAAGATGAAAGTTTTATCAGCCAATACTTATCACCTAAAGTCATCAGAGATTTTAAACTGTTTGGCGTTTTAGATGATGAGAAAAAAGCATTTTTAAATATTTCAGCCATCCACAATGAGCAAGGCTATCAAGATATACGCAGCATGTTGTCGCAGCAATATAACTTGTCAAATTTAGAACCCAATATTCAAGTACAGCAGGTCGACATCAATGGCGATCGTTCACTAACTTTGCGCTATACACCACACAATGATATTCCATTAGCCAATAATTTTAGCGAAGTACTCAAGCATCTACATCGTTTGTGGGGCTTTAAAGTGAGCATTGAGCAATTAGACGACAAAGGAGAGGTTAAAACATTAGCCACTTGCCCAGTCCCCACTCCACCAGCCGAGACCCTGCCCGCATATAATCATCATAGTACTGTCATTTAA
- a CDS encoding PrkA family serine protein kinase, whose translation MGIFEHYQQRYEKKLDEEYTLEQFLDICKQDRSAYVSASERLLMAIGKAEVVDTSKDPVLSRIFSNRLISRYPAFKDFFGMEEAIEQIVSYLKHSAQGLEESKQILYLLGPVGGGKSSLAEKLKSLMQQVPIYILSANGKRSPVNDHPFCLFDLEEDGAILQQEYGIPQRYLKTIMSPWAVKRLHEFGGDISKFRVVKVYPSILDQIGIAKTEPGDENNQDISALVGKVDIRQLEHFSQDDPDAYAYSGALCRANQGLMEFVEMFKAPIKVLHPLLTATQEGNYNGTEGLSALPYTGIILAHSNESEWSTFRNNKNNEAFLDRVYIVKVPYCLRVSEEIEIYQKLLSNSELSESPCAPGTLETLAQFSVLSRIKVPENSSIFSKMRVYNGESLKDTDPKAKSYQEYRDYAGVDEGMNGLSTRFAFKILSKVFNFDNTEIAANPVHLFYVLEKQIDQEQFPNDVSERYLEFLKGYLIPKYVEFIGKEIQTAYLESYSEYGQNIFDRYVTYADFWIQDQEYRDPETGQLFDRASLNAELEKIEKPAGISNPKDFRNEIVNFVLRARANNEGNNPLWTSYEKLRTVIEKKMFSNTEDLLPVISFNAKTSNDDQRKHDDFVNRMMEKGYTKKQVRLLSEWYLRVRKSS comes from the coding sequence ATGGGCATTTTCGAACACTATCAACAACGCTATGAGAAAAAACTCGATGAAGAATATACCTTAGAGCAATTTCTCGACATTTGTAAACAAGACAGAAGCGCTTATGTATCGGCCTCTGAACGTCTGCTAATGGCCATCGGTAAGGCTGAAGTTGTCGATACATCTAAAGATCCGGTATTAAGTCGTATCTTCTCCAATCGCTTAATATCACGCTATCCAGCTTTTAAAGACTTTTTTGGTATGGAAGAGGCCATTGAACAAATTGTGTCTTACCTAAAACATTCAGCTCAAGGCTTAGAAGAGTCTAAACAGATTTTATATTTACTTGGTCCTGTTGGAGGTGGTAAATCTTCTTTAGCTGAAAAGCTAAAATCATTGATGCAACAGGTCCCCATTTATATTCTCAGCGCCAATGGCAAACGCAGCCCTGTTAATGACCATCCCTTCTGCTTATTTGATTTAGAGGAAGATGGCGCCATTTTGCAACAAGAATATGGCATTCCACAGCGTTACTTAAAAACCATCATGTCACCTTGGGCTGTAAAACGATTACACGAATTTGGTGGCGATATTTCTAAATTCCGTGTCGTTAAAGTGTATCCATCGATATTAGATCAAATCGGTATTGCCAAAACAGAACCCGGTGATGAAAACAATCAAGACATTTCGGCATTGGTGGGTAAAGTAGACATCCGTCAACTTGAACATTTTTCACAAGATGATCCCGATGCTTACGCTTATTCAGGCGCATTATGCCGAGCCAATCAAGGGTTAATGGAATTTGTAGAAATGTTTAAAGCACCAATCAAAGTGCTACATCCATTGTTAACCGCAACGCAAGAAGGAAACTATAACGGCACAGAAGGTTTATCAGCCTTGCCATACACGGGTATTATTTTGGCCCATAGTAATGAATCAGAATGGTCGACTTTCCGTAACAATAAAAACAACGAGGCATTTTTAGACCGTGTTTATATTGTCAAAGTGCCCTACTGTTTACGCGTTTCGGAAGAAATTGAAATTTATCAGAAATTACTGTCAAATTCTGAGTTATCCGAATCCCCTTGTGCACCCGGCACTTTAGAAACCTTAGCCCAATTTAGTGTGTTATCACGGATCAAGGTTCCTGAAAATTCGTCAATATTTTCTAAAATGCGGGTTTATAACGGTGAGAGCCTTAAAGATACTGACCCCAAAGCAAAATCGTATCAAGAGTATCGCGATTACGCCGGTGTCGATGAAGGAATGAACGGACTTTCCACCCGATTTGCCTTTAAGATTTTATCTAAAGTATTTAATTTTGATAACACTGAAATTGCAGCTAATCCTGTTCATCTATTTTATGTGTTAGAAAAGCAAATCGACCAAGAGCAATTTCCAAATGATGTCAGCGAGCGATACTTAGAGTTTTTAAAAGGTTATTTAATCCCTAAATACGTTGAGTTTATTGGTAAAGAAATTCAAACGGCGTATTTAGAATCTTATTCTGAATACGGGCAAAATATTTTTGATCGTTATGTCACTTATGCAGATTTTTGGATTCAAGATCAGGAATACCGAGATCCTGAAACAGGGCAGCTATTTGACCGAGCATCGCTCAATGCAGAGCTTGAAAAAATAGAAAAACCCGCAGGTATAAGTAACCCTAAAGATTTTCGTAATGAAATAGTCAATTTTGTATTACGAGCCCGAGCTAACAACGAAGGCAATAATCCACTGTGGACAAGTTATGAAAAGCTCCGCACTGTTATCGAGAAGAAAATGTTCTCAAATACAGAGGATTTGTTACCTGTTATTTCGTTTAATGCGAAGACATCGAACGATGACCAACGTAAACACGACGATTTTGTCAATCGCATGATGGAAAAAGGTTACACCAAAAAACAAGTCAGATTGTTGTCTGAGTGGTATTTACGTGTACGTAAATCTTCTTAA
- a CDS encoding YeaH/YhbH family protein — MANFIDRRLNAKGKSTVNRQRFIERYKKQIKKAVSDAVTKRSVTDIDKGEKISIPTRDISEPQFRQGQGGVRERVHPGNDQFNRGDQIERPKGGQGSGGSGKGDASDSGEGNDDFVFQISKDEYLELLFEDLELPNLQKNRLNKLVEYQTYRAGFTNDGVPANINIVRSLRSSLARRIAMTGNKKSLLKQLEQELDQLENTPGSKAELIINLKTQIEELKKQIAKVPFIDTFDLRYNNYAKREKPSTQAVMFCLMDVSGSMDQATKDMAKRFYILLYLFLTRTYKNLEVVYIRHHTQAKEVDEHEFFYSQETGGTIVSSALKLMHEIQQERYPANEWNIYAAQASDGDNWSDDSPVCKELLKKHILPMVRYFSYIEITHRAHQTLWREYEQLQETFDNMAVQHIKQVEDIYPVFRELFKKQSV; from the coding sequence ATGGCTAACTTTATTGACAGACGGTTAAATGCAAAAGGAAAAAGCACAGTTAATCGTCAACGCTTTATCGAGCGTTATAAAAAGCAAATTAAGAAAGCTGTCAGTGATGCTGTGACCAAACGCAGTGTGACTGATATCGACAAAGGTGAAAAAATCAGTATTCCAACAAGGGATATTAGTGAACCCCAGTTTCGTCAGGGACAAGGCGGTGTTCGCGAACGCGTTCACCCTGGCAATGATCAATTTAACCGAGGCGATCAAATTGAGCGCCCTAAAGGTGGACAAGGTAGTGGAGGTTCAGGTAAAGGAGATGCGTCTGATTCTGGTGAAGGTAACGATGATTTTGTTTTCCAAATTTCAAAGGATGAGTATTTAGAGCTGTTATTTGAAGATTTAGAATTACCTAACTTACAAAAAAATCGCCTTAATAAACTGGTTGAATACCAAACATATCGCGCAGGCTTTACCAATGATGGTGTACCGGCCAATATTAATATAGTGCGTTCATTACGCTCATCATTGGCCCGCAGAATCGCCATGACGGGCAATAAAAAGTCATTACTAAAACAACTTGAACAAGAACTAGATCAGCTCGAAAACACACCCGGTTCAAAAGCTGAATTAATAATCAACTTAAAAACGCAAATTGAAGAGCTGAAAAAGCAAATCGCCAAAGTGCCTTTTATCGATACTTTTGACTTAAGGTACAACAATTATGCCAAACGCGAAAAGCCATCAACCCAAGCGGTCATGTTCTGTTTAATGGATGTATCCGGCTCGATGGATCAGGCCACTAAAGATATGGCTAAACGTTTTTATATTTTGCTGTATTTGTTCTTAACCCGTACCTATAAAAATTTAGAAGTTGTTTACATCAGGCATCATACCCAAGCAAAAGAAGTGGACGAGCATGAGTTTTTTTACTCCCAAGAAACCGGCGGCACTATCGTGTCTAGCGCGCTTAAACTTATGCATGAAATTCAGCAAGAACGTTACCCAGCCAATGAATGGAACATTTATGCTGCACAGGCTTCTGATGGTGATAATTGGTCAGACGATTCTCCTGTATGCAAAGAGTTGCTAAAAAAACATATTTTGCCGATGGTGCGCTATTTTAGTTATATCGAAATCACCCACAGGGCCCATCAAACCCTATGGCGTGAATATGAGCAACTGCAAGAAACTTTTGACAATATGGCGGTGCAACACATTAAACAAGTTGAAGATATCTACCCTGTGTTTAGGGAACTCTTTAAAAAGCAGTCGGTATAA
- a CDS encoding ATP-dependent zinc protease family protein: MFKQALALFVAAILVSGCTTTQQPSKPNISNADIQSTLKASQAEIITAFNEQCSQQSADINAVSDELRKLKTQISDAMAQKQKAAVAPPVATPRPVAVPSQCPEAQIGEKFLLGEVESVFIDELKTKFATRIDTGAESSSLDARNIVLFERDGEQWVRFDVMTNGAEQPGDTFESKVVRFVRIKQDADSSDDRRPVIHAHLKIGKYSAETDLNLTDRSHLDYPLLLGRKFMKDIAIVDVGQMYIHGKAKNQVTTLIK; the protein is encoded by the coding sequence ATGTTTAAGCAGGCACTAGCATTATTCGTTGCAGCAATACTTGTCTCAGGTTGTACCACAACACAACAACCTAGTAAGCCCAATATTTCAAATGCAGACATCCAAAGCACATTAAAAGCGTCACAAGCTGAAATAATTACTGCCTTTAATGAGCAGTGTAGTCAGCAATCCGCTGATATTAATGCCGTATCTGATGAATTACGAAAACTAAAAACACAGATAAGCGACGCAATGGCACAAAAACAAAAAGCAGCTGTAGCGCCTCCAGTGGCCACACCAAGGCCAGTTGCAGTGCCATCACAATGCCCTGAAGCCCAAATTGGTGAGAAATTTTTATTGGGCGAAGTTGAAAGTGTGTTCATCGATGAGCTTAAAACCAAATTTGCCACCCGTATTGACACAGGCGCCGAATCTTCATCTCTTGATGCCAGAAACATAGTACTCTTTGAACGTGATGGAGAACAATGGGTTCGATTTGATGTAATGACCAATGGTGCAGAACAACCAGGTGACACATTTGAGTCTAAAGTGGTCAGGTTTGTTCGTATTAAACAAGATGCAGATAGCTCTGACGATCGTCGTCCTGTGATCCATGCGCATTTGAAAATTGGTAAATACTCCGCTGAGACAGATCTAAATCTTACTGATCGAAGCCATTTAGATTACCCACTTTTATTAGGCCGTAAGTTTATGAAAGATATTGCAATTGTCGATGTTGGACAAATGTATATTCACGGTAAAGCAAAAAACCAAGTCACCACTTTAATTAAATAG
- a CDS encoding DUF3541 domain-containing protein translates to MLALSKSKTLSLVALSVVFLSSSVFAKQTYVKPEHDLSAEQVYQGIKTNLETNLYSLPPRVQGHYAIRLFRMTGDVKYANGSLIDLLTVAERQAYYACNLDKPDFIKAESEKAANKLGNGPRAKARKKAIQPYPNFMLFSDILLRYASRIDEFGLTGPCHELMIDTLKKHNFEPELTDKKMIKAWAAQLINYVFWAKQLGIGDYYPAYKKAFIKAYPDSKDDKLSKAQFKNKIYGMTHFIFAASQYYQYEVDPKEYQWILDYFEKNIDRIIADTTEDITTEVGISFLLTGHKNHPVTEKVKQFIIDSYNPEYQFILSPSGKFNLASGEHRNVLAMMLLDWPEKMTPGPYLANIASTKKNLPRLVKVKAATTNPVDVKTDKLH, encoded by the coding sequence ATGCTGGCTCTAAGCAAGAGTAAAACACTCTCGTTAGTCGCATTATCCGTTGTATTTCTAAGCAGCAGTGTTTTTGCTAAACAAACCTATGTAAAACCTGAACATGATTTAAGTGCTGAACAAGTTTACCAAGGAATTAAAACTAACTTAGAAACCAACCTTTATTCATTACCGCCCCGTGTTCAAGGACACTATGCAATTCGCCTGTTTAGAATGACTGGTGATGTCAAATATGCCAATGGTTCTCTTATTGATTTACTCACGGTTGCTGAACGCCAAGCTTATTATGCCTGTAACTTAGATAAGCCTGATTTTATCAAAGCCGAATCAGAGAAAGCTGCCAATAAGTTAGGTAATGGCCCACGGGCCAAAGCACGAAAGAAAGCCATTCAACCCTACCCTAATTTCATGCTTTTCAGCGACATACTTTTGCGCTACGCAAGTCGTATTGACGAGTTTGGTCTGACAGGACCATGTCACGAGCTAATGATCGATACCCTTAAAAAGCATAATTTTGAACCTGAATTAACCGATAAAAAAATGATTAAAGCTTGGGCTGCTCAATTAATTAATTATGTTTTTTGGGCAAAACAACTTGGCATTGGTGATTATTATCCAGCTTACAAAAAGGCTTTTATAAAAGCATATCCAGACAGTAAGGATGATAAATTATCCAAAGCACAATTTAAAAATAAAATTTACGGTATGACGCACTTTATTTTTGCTGCCAGTCAATACTATCAATATGAAGTTGATCCTAAAGAGTATCAGTGGATTTTAGATTATTTTGAAAAAAATATTGATAGGATTATCGCTGACACCACTGAAGATATAACAACAGAAGTTGGTATTAGCTTTTTGCTTACCGGTCACAAAAACCATCCTGTGACTGAAAAAGTGAAGCAGTTTATTATTGACTCTTACAATCCAGAGTATCAATTTATTCTGTCACCAAGTGGAAAATTCAATTTAGCATCTGGTGAACACAGAAACGTACTGGCGATGATGCTGCTCGATTGGCCTGAAAAAATGACCCCAGGCCCCTATTTAGCTAACATTGCAAGTACTAAGAAAAACTTACCTAGACTCGTTAAAGTCAAAGCAGCAACCACAAACCCTGTTGATGTTAAAACTGACAAGCTACATTGA
- the sodB gene encoding superoxide dismutase [Fe], whose translation MAFELPALPYAKNALEPHISQETIEYHYGKHHNTYVVKLNGLVEGTEFAGKSLEEVVKTSTGGMFNNAAQVWNHTFYWNCLAPNAGGPATGAIADAINASFGSFEEFQAKFTDSAVNNFGSAWTWLVKKADGSLAIVNTSNAATPLTDETVTPLLTVDVWEHAYYVDYRNARPEYLNHFWQLVNWEFVNSNFA comes from the coding sequence ATGGCTTTCGAATTACCAGCATTACCTTATGCAAAGAACGCACTAGAACCACACATTTCTCAAGAAACTATTGAGTACCACTACGGTAAACATCACAACACTTATGTTGTTAAATTAAATGGTTTAGTTGAAGGAACAGAATTTGCTGGCAAAAGCCTAGAAGAAGTTGTTAAAACTTCTACAGGTGGCATGTTCAACAACGCAGCACAAGTTTGGAACCACACTTTCTACTGGAATTGTTTAGCACCAAACGCTGGCGGTCCTGCTACTGGCGCAATCGCTGATGCTATTAATGCATCATTTGGCTCTTTCGAAGAATTCCAAGCTAAGTTTACTGATTCCGCTGTCAACAACTTCGGTAGCGCATGGACTTGGTTAGTGAAAAAAGCTGACGGTTCATTAGCCATTGTTAACACTAGCAATGCCGCTACGCCATTAACTGATGAAACGGTTACACCATTATTAACGGTTGACGTATGGGAACATGCTTACTACGTTGATTACCGTAACGCACGTCCAGAATACCTAAATCATTTCTGGCAATTAGTTAACTGGGAATTTGTGAACAGCAACTTTGCTTAA
- a CDS encoding Grx4 family monothiol glutaredoxin, which produces METVEKIKQQITENPIIVYMKGSPKLPSCGFSSQVAQVMINCGEQFAFVDILQHPDIRAELPKFANWPTFPQLWIEGELIGGCDIVTEMFQKGELQPLIKATADKYRTDDASE; this is translated from the coding sequence ATGGAAACTGTAGAAAAGATAAAGCAGCAAATTACTGAAAACCCGATCATTGTTTATATGAAAGGCTCTCCAAAACTACCTAGCTGTGGTTTTTCATCTCAAGTGGCTCAAGTGATGATTAACTGTGGTGAACAATTTGCATTTGTTGACATTTTACAGCACCCAGATATTCGTGCTGAATTACCCAAATTTGCTAACTGGCCAACTTTTCCACAATTGTGGATTGAAGGTGAATTAATTGGTGGCTGCGATATCGTCACTGAAATGTTTCAAAAAGGCGAGCTTCAGCCTTTGATCAAAGCAACGGCAGATAAATATCGCACTGACGATGCTAGTGAATAA
- a CDS encoding alpha-L-glutamate ligase-like protein, whose translation MKYAWPWELKRSGVLNMNKRNISYIGRYNPRKFYKRVDDKLITKQLALANNIAVPDLIGVVQEQHTIEEIPAMVADRTGFVIKPAKGSGGKGILVITRVEQGRYYKANGQEVTPNEIYRHVSNTLSGLFSLGGKPDVAIVEGLIEFDPIFNGVSYEGVPDIRLIVFKGFPVMGMLRCSTAASDGKANLHQGAVGVGLDIATGKSLHAVQFDVPVDKHPDTHFPLSNIQVPHWETLLHTASSAYEMCELGYLGTDMVLDKKRGPLLLELNARPGLTIQIANGKGILPRLKHVESLKGPKMSVEQRVEYAKKHFCG comes from the coding sequence ATGAAATATGCTTGGCCTTGGGAGTTAAAGCGCAGCGGTGTGCTCAATATGAACAAACGCAACATTAGCTATATTGGCCGTTACAACCCGCGCAAATTTTATAAACGTGTAGATGATAAATTAATAACCAAGCAACTCGCATTGGCTAACAATATCGCCGTACCTGACTTAATTGGTGTAGTGCAAGAACAGCACACCATTGAAGAAATTCCGGCAATGGTTGCTGATAGAACTGGCTTTGTGATCAAGCCAGCCAAAGGCTCTGGCGGTAAAGGCATTTTAGTTATTACCAGAGTCGAACAAGGCCGTTATTATAAAGCCAATGGTCAAGAGGTAACTCCCAATGAGATATATCGCCATGTGTCTAATACTCTCAGTGGTTTGTTCTCATTAGGCGGTAAACCTGACGTTGCAATTGTTGAAGGATTAATTGAATTTGATCCTATATTTAACGGCGTCAGCTATGAAGGCGTACCTGACATTCGATTAATCGTCTTTAAAGGTTTTCCTGTTATGGGCATGCTTCGCTGCTCAACAGCGGCCTCTGATGGTAAAGCTAACTTGCACCAAGGCGCAGTTGGTGTCGGGCTAGATATCGCAACAGGTAAAAGTTTACATGCTGTGCAATTTGACGTCCCTGTTGATAAGCACCCCGACACTCATTTCCCTCTCTCTAATATTCAAGTGCCGCATTGGGAAACCCTTTTACATACTGCGTCAAGTGCTTATGAGATGTGTGAATTAGGCTATCTAGGCACAGACATGGTGTTAGATAAAAAACGGGGGCCATTATTGCTTGAGTTGAACGCCCGACCAGGTTTAACAATTCAAATCGCGAATGGCAAAGGCATTTTACCTCGCCTTAAACATGTTGAATCCCTCAAAGGTCCTAAAATGTCAGTTGAGCAACGAGTGGAATATGCTAAAAAGCATTTTTGCGGTTAG